The sequence GAGACAACCGCGGTGACGACGCCCATCACGACCACCGCATTCCGACCTGGGACAGCTGGTCCACCCGCTCCGGGGACAGGGCGGCGGCCCTGCATCGCGACGGCGTGGACGGCAGTAGCGCGGAGCCGCTCCGGGACCAGGCATGAAGAGAGGGGGAGTAAATGGCAAAGGGGCGGCCTCGGGCCACGCTGTCGCCGACGCCGTATGGCTGTCCGGGATCGTGCCCCCGTGGTGGACGAGCGGGCAGACCTCCGTGTGCATGGACCTGTCCGGCTGGATGCCCCTGGTGACCAGGGGCAGGTTCCCCTGTGCACAGCCGCGGTGACCACAGCGATCGCCAGCTATTGCGCCCGCCGCGCCGAGCAGCTGCGCGGCTCCTCCGGCCCTTTCGCGGGTTGTATCAAGGGCGGGCACCAAGTCACCCACCGGATACCGGGGCTTGTGCCCCAGTGTGTGGGGGTCCGGGGGTGTCTGAGCTGGATTCGTATGTTTTCGTCGAGCGTTTTGAGGTATGTGGTCCTGGTGGGGGAGGGGGTGGTGAATGGGTGGTGGCTGAGGTCCTTGGTGTCATGAACGAGAACGCCGCCGGCTGCCCGGGCGGCCTCCACGCAGGCGTCCTCGAATTCGGTGCTGTAGCTGCTCTTATGCCAGCAGTTCATGAGTGGGAGCGTCATGATGATCCTCCTGGTCGTAACGAGAGTGCAGAGTCGGATGCCTTGGGGCGTTGATTCTGCGGGGTAGGGGGGAGAGGGACATGTCTGATCGGATGAGGCTGTCGCGTTGGACGTCGGCGGAGGTGGATGTCTTCGAATGGGCGAGGGCGTTATTGAACGTGGTGATTGCCGCCTGCAGCGGCAGGATCGGGGACGCATCGATTCGCGGGGCTGCCCGGGCCTTTCGTGCTGAGCGGGCCCTGCTGCTCGAAGCGCGTGATCGGATGGCCGCCGATGACCAGGACCGCATCGCGGTGATCCTGCGCGAGGTGCCCGACCAGCTGACTGCCGTCCGTGAAGGCGGCAGCGGTGGGTGAAGAGTGAGAGGCGACACGGCTGCTGACGGGCGAAGGGATCACGGAGATCGTCCGAGAGGATGTCCTGCCGCCTCTGGCCCTCATAGTGTCTCAGGACACACCCTGCATGATCGTCTTCGGCGGGCCCCAGGGGTCAAGGAAGACGGCCCCGCGCCCGAGTGTCTCGGGCTGGGCGAGGACATCGTGTTCTACGACGGCGACGACCAACTATTTCCACCCGCACTGCGATCGTCTCGCCTGCGAACAGGGGGCCCCGGAAGCGTCCCGCTCACCGGCCCTGATAGTGGAGGTCGTCCGAGCGGCGGTCATGGATGAGGTGGGGACCAGGTGGCTGAGCATCATGGTCGTCGGCTCCTTCACGAGTCAGGACTCAGCTTGTTCTTTGATTACCGTGGGTAGCTGTTTCGACTAGCTTCACGAGGGGTGCCAGGATTTGTGGCAGTTCGTTCTCGGAGGTGAGCACCGGTTGGTCCTGCCAGGTGTGCTCGGTTCCGGAGTCGATGAAGAGCAGTGAAGTAGTACCCGATTCCCAGAGGAACATGATCCCTGTGCGCTCGTCGGATTCCAGTGTGAGGCTCACTGCTGTGGCCTTCGGCCGTCCTCGGGATGGGGTTCCTGGGACGGGTCGCTTTACCGTAGAGCTGATCCCACGAGAGCGAAGCTCGTGTTCATGTGCGGCATACCAGTCCTTGAGCCACTGAGCGATCTCTGACATTGCGCCCCCATGTGGGCCTCGAACGGCCGTCGGAATTGATCGTAAGCCTGGCAATCATCGGACGCAGGAACGGCCTTCGTCTGATCATGTGCTCCGGCCAAGGGTGCACGTGACCAAGACGAAGGCCGTGAGGGTGAGTCTGCTGCCTGGTGCTGTCCGGAGGGATGCGTTCGCGCAAGCGTCAGCCTTCGAGGTGAGTTCTATGAGTGTCTGACCACACGGCGCGACGAGTTGTTCGAGCTGGTGGACGCGGTGCTGTGTGCGGACGGTGCGGTGAAGTCCCCGGTGGACCTGACGCTGCTGCCCGAACATCGACGTGGGCACGGAGCGATGTACGGCGGCCTGAACCACGGCCTGAACCACGGCCGGATCGACGTCGGTCGGTTGCGGACGGTGCTGGCCGGACTGTCGCTGCCTCGGTTTGCCGGCGGGCGGCTGGTCCTCGCGGTAGATGTGTCGCCGTGGCTTCGCTCGGACGCGCCGTGCTCAGCGGACCGGCTGTTCTGCCACGTCTACGGCCGGTCGAAGACGGCATCGTAGTTCATCCCGGGCTGGCCCTACTCCTTTGTCGCCGTGCTGGAGCCGGGCGCCACCTCCTGGACCACGGTCCTGGACGCGGCCGGCTGGGTATTGTGCCGTGCGTTCATCCGGCACCTCCGGCCTTGTCCTGCTCGTTCGTGCCCTGCGGGCCGACGAGGACGCGTTCGTGCAGCGGCGCCTCCAGGTCCGTCGTGAGCTGTCCGTGCCACAGGGCATGGTAGAGGGCGGGAAGCACCTTGATCGGGTCACCGACAGCTTCGGCTCCTTCCAGCAGCGGCCGCGGCCGCGCGAACGCCTCCAAAACCGTGGGCGTCAGGCCCGGGTGGCTGGCGTTGCGGGGGTGGCGGTAGCCAGCCAGCCACTTCGGATTGGCGGCCGGTACATCGTCGAGCGGTGCAAGGCGCCGGTAGGCCCAGCCGACGTCCGTGCATCTGCGCCATCGCTTCGGCGGCGTTCATTGCGCGTTCGCCGCCGGCGTCGGGGTGGCCGGGGCAGTCGGCGAGCAGCGCGGTGCCGTCGCGGTACTGGGCGAAGAGCTGCGGCACCCAGGACCGCGCCTGC comes from Streptomyces sp. Mut1 and encodes:
- a CDS encoding DUF397 domain-containing protein; amino-acid sequence: MRPRSCRCRRQSPRSITPSPIRRHPPPPTSNATASSDQTCPSPPYPAESTPQGIRLCTLVTTRRIIMTLPLMNCWHKSSYSTEFEDACVEAARAAGGVLVHDTKDLSHHPFTTPSPTRTTYLKTLDENIRIQLRHPRTPTHWGTSPGIRWVTWCPPLIQPAKGPEEPRSCSARRAQ